From the genome of Frateuria soli:
CGCTGCCGAAGCTCGCCGCCGAGACCATGCCCACCGGCGTGTCCTCGCCGAGCTTGCGCGGCAGGAACGGCTCAAGGTGCGACTTGACCGCGCACGGGCCCACACCCGGGCCGCCGCCGCCGTGCGGGATACAGAAGGTCTTGTGCAGGTTGAGGTGCGAGACGTCCGAACCCCACTTGCCCGGCTTGGCCACGCCGACCAGCGCGTTCATGTTGGCGCCGTCGGTGTACACCTGGCCGCCGTGCTGGTGGACGATGTCGCAGATCGCGACGATGTCCTCCTCGAACACGCCGTGGGTGGACGGGTAGGTGATCATCAGGGCGGCGAGGCGGTCGGAGTACTTCTCCGCGTTGCGGCGCATGTCTTCCAGGTCGACGTTGCCGTTGGCGTCGCACTTGGTCACCACCACCTGCATGCCGCACATCTGCGCCGAGGCCGGATTGGTGCCGTGGGCCGACTCGGGGATCAGGCAGATGTCGCGGTGGCCTTCGCCGCGCGAGCGGTGGTAGGCGCGGATCGCGAGCAGGCCGGCGTACTCGCCCTGCGCGCCGGAGTTCGGCTGCAGGCTGACCGCGTCGTAGCCGGTGCACTCGACCAGCATGGCTTCCAGGCCGTCGATCAGCTCCTTGTAGCCCTGGGTCTGCGAGGCGGGCGCCAGCGGGTGGATCTGGCCGAACTCGGGCCAGGTCACCGGGATCATCTCGGCGGTGGCGTTGAGCTTCATGGTGCACGAGCCCAGCGGGATCATCGTGCGGTCCATCGCCAGGTCCTTGTCGGCCAGTGCACGCATGTAGCGCAGCAGTTCGTGCTCGCTGTGGTGGGTGTTGAACACCGGGTGGGTGAGGAAGGCGCTCTTGCGCACGACCGCGGCGGGCAGGGCGTCGGACGTGGCCGCATCGAGTGCGTCGATGTCCGCCTGCGCGCCGAACAGGCCGGCCAGTGCGAGGACGTCGGCGCGCGTGGCGGTCTCGTCCAGGCTGATGCCCACGCTCTTGTCGTCGATGCGGCGCAGGTTGATGCGCGCCGCCTCGGCCTTGGCCAGCACGGCCTTGGCGTCGATGCCGGTGACATGCAGCGTGTCGAAGAAATCCTTGCCCACTGCCACGCCGGCCTTGCCGAGCGCGGCGGCGAGGATGGCGGCCAGGCGGTGAACGCGGCGCGCGATGCGGGTCAGGCCCTCGGGACCGTGGTAGACGGCGTACATGCTGGCCATCACCGCCAGCAGCACCTGCGCGGTGCAGATGTTGGAGGTCGCCTTCTCGCGGCGGATGTGCTGCTCGCGCGTCTGCAGGGTCAGGCGGTAGGCCTTCTTGCCTTCCGCGTCGATCGAGACACCGATCAGGCGGCCGGGCATCGAGCGCTTGTAGGCATCGCGGCAGGCCATGAAGGCTGCATGCGGTCCGCCGAAGCCGTACGGCACGCCGAAGCGCTGGGTGTTGCCGACCACGATGTCCGCGCCCCAGTCGCCGGGGGCGGCGATCAGGGTGAGCGCGAGCAGGTCGGTAGCCACGCAGACGATGCCGCCGCGCGCGTGCACGGCGTCGGCCAGCGCCTTGTAGTCGCCGATGTGGCCGAAGGTGTCCGGGTACTGCAGCAGGATGCCGTAGCTGTCGACCGTGGCCGCGTCGGCGTCCGGGCCCACGTGCAGGTCGATGCCCATCGGCTCGGCGCGAGTCTTGAGCACCTCCAGCGTCTGCGGGTGCACGCGGTCGGAAACGAAGAACACGTTCGACTTCGACTTGCCCGAGCGCTTGGCCAGCGTCATGGTCTCGGCCGCCGCGGTGCCTTCGTCCAGCAGCGAGGCGTTGGCGATTTCCATGCCCGTCAGGTCGGTGCACATCGTCTGGAAGTTGATCAGCGCCTCCATGCGACCCTGCGAGATCTCCGCCTGGTAGGGTGTGTAGGCGGTGTACCAGGCCGGGTTCTCCAGGATGTTGCGCAGGATGACGTTGGGCGTGTGGGTGCCGTAGTAGCCCTGGCCGATGAAGCTCCGGAAGACCTGGTTCCTGTCGGCGATCGCGCGGATCTTGGCCAGCGCCTCGACTTCGGTCACCGCCGAAGGCAGGTGGAGCGGTGCGGGCGACTTGATCTTGCCCGGCACGATGGCGTCGGTCATCGCCTCCAGCGAGTCGTAGCCGATCGTGCGCAGCATCTGCGCGATCTCGGCATCGTTCGGGCCGATGTGGCGCGCGATGAACGCGTCGTGGTTCTCGAGTTCGCGCAGCGAGGGGTTCTTGGTCTGGCTCATGACGGGCGTCCGAAGGCAACGCGTGCGTGCCGCACGCGGGGCGCCCCTCTGTCCTTTTGCCTGAGAGTTTGGAAGCGGAATGCTTCGTGCCCCTTCGGC
Proteins encoded in this window:
- the gcvP gene encoding aminomethyl-transferring glycine dehydrogenase translates to MSQTKNPSLRELENHDAFIARHIGPNDAEIAQMLRTIGYDSLEAMTDAIVPGKIKSPAPLHLPSAVTEVEALAKIRAIADRNQVFRSFIGQGYYGTHTPNVILRNILENPAWYTAYTPYQAEISQGRMEALINFQTMCTDLTGMEIANASLLDEGTAAAETMTLAKRSGKSKSNVFFVSDRVHPQTLEVLKTRAEPMGIDLHVGPDADAATVDSYGILLQYPDTFGHIGDYKALADAVHARGGIVCVATDLLALTLIAAPGDWGADIVVGNTQRFGVPYGFGGPHAAFMACRDAYKRSMPGRLIGVSIDAEGKKAYRLTLQTREQHIRREKATSNICTAQVLLAVMASMYAVYHGPEGLTRIARRVHRLAAILAAALGKAGVAVGKDFFDTLHVTGIDAKAVLAKAEAARINLRRIDDKSVGISLDETATRADVLALAGLFGAQADIDALDAATSDALPAAVVRKSAFLTHPVFNTHHSEHELLRYMRALADKDLAMDRTMIPLGSCTMKLNATAEMIPVTWPEFGQIHPLAPASQTQGYKELIDGLEAMLVECTGYDAVSLQPNSGAQGEYAGLLAIRAYHRSRGEGHRDICLIPESAHGTNPASAQMCGMQVVVTKCDANGNVDLEDMRRNAEKYSDRLAALMITYPSTHGVFEEDIVAICDIVHQHGGQVYTDGANMNALVGVAKPGKWGSDVSHLNLHKTFCIPHGGGGPGVGPCAVKSHLEPFLPRKLGEDTPVGMVSAASFGSASILPISWMYITLMGREGLRRATQVALLNANYIARRLADHYETLYTGRNGLVAHECILDLRPLKDATGISAEDVAKRLIDFGFHAPTLSFPVAGTLMVEPTESESQQELDRFIDAMIQIRDEIRAIEDGRLDREDNPLKHAPHTATQVSATEWSHAYPRELAAFPLPSLKFQKYWSPVARVDNIYGDKNVFCSCVPINDFKEEIEAFSEPNVS